The following nucleotide sequence is from Salvia miltiorrhiza cultivar Shanhuang (shh) chromosome 7, IMPLAD_Smil_shh, whole genome shotgun sequence.
AACCTTTAAATAAAACAGTAATAATCATATATAGATCAACACATACAATGTTAAATTACTATTAAATAACTTAAGAGTTGTATCGGATCTATTAATATCTTACTGTACATGTATGAGTTGCACTCATGCGTGGCTATGCACATTGCGCTCGAGTCGGATTCGGTCTAGATTCCCGTAAGATCCAACTCGAACACAAATTTGAATTACGGTTTAAAAAGAATTTGAGTTAAATTCAGACTGATCAGACCCAAACATGTACTAGGTTAGAGACCAAATTGAATACGAATAGACAACAAGCCCGGTTCACCATACGAATACAGAGACCAATTAAGCACAGGAAGCAAAGACCTCGAAAAAGCAGCTGAAAAGCCATGTTTTCGTGTGAAAATGGACAATCGGGAAGAAGAACTCGTACCGCTTAGACGCGGTGAATAGCCAGAAATCTCCTCTGAATAGCGATCGGGGTTAGGTCGAATGTTTCTGTGAGCAGTAATTAAGCAGCAAATCTCCCCTTATTTTGGGAAAGCTGGCGGCCGCGTGTGAATTCTTTCAAGACAAGGGGCGACCTGATTCGACGTTGTTGTTTACTCTGATCCGATCGAGGTGATTTTCGAACGTGGTGTTATTTTGAGAGATTTTAAATTTGATTGTAGACaatcaaataatgaaaatatgcatttattatgactttttatgataaatttatattagtggaatttaaaaatatttaaattgaaatagaaaaagtaaaaaccgttaattaaaatatttgtttttaaaaaataaacacaCTTACTAATTTACCCTCACAATTCACAATCAATCTATAACTTGATTGTGAATTCTctctttaaaactcgaattcacaaccacacttattcataattgtgaattctaactttaaaacttgaattcaatATCAATCTATAttcgagttgtgaattctagctttaaaatccaaattcacaaccaacatatatcgagttgtgaattctagctttaaaaactcgaattcacaacttacctagttgtgaatttaaaaacaATAACAATACAAACTCGATTAAGTAATCAcatttaattacaaaaataaagttatttaaatgataaattaggatatatattaattcataatcaataacaaaataatagttAATATACAAAAATCATATACTTTGCTATATCAACACTcaaatttcagatttttttcATTGGGACATTCTGCCGAACATTTAGCGAACAATCTTATTCTTGCCTTTGCACTGGCACGACCCACGCCATCCTGCCACAGTCGACAGTTCTGTTGGATTTTGAGGCAACAGAGGTTGACGCCATGAAGCTGGAGTTGAGGGTGGAGGAGAAAGATTGGTGGAGTAGGGAGAGAGAAATTGAATAAGAAGATAGTGAAAAATTTGgcaaaaagaataaaataaagataattatgtaattttgcgcaaacattaattatttataaaaaaaaattatcttaatgaatactttttattttaattatatgagaatgaataattttatatatcaaCTCAATTTATATATCGAGTTAACATAGAAAatactaagagcatccgcaatgggcttacttgatagcctacttgatagtggttatgttattgagtaagtagtgctgcattgaggttacttgatagcctacttgataacattagttttgatttttatgtttttcatttaaatttaattactcaaatttaaataacacaatttatttcaaatttaaattgcattaattataaaatcctaaatattacataaaactttaataaaataataaaataaaaaaaataaataaaaaaaaatagccgttgaaaattaaaataattttttttatttgaggcgCGTGCACAGCACGCGCAACTCGAGTCCTACACGAGCACTCGAGCAGCCCCCCACTGCAACGTCATACACGAaggcaacgccttactcgagtaaCCCATCGAGTAAGGGCGTTGCCAATGCTCTAACTCCTAAAGCTTTGGGAATCGTAAATGTGAATGTATTAAATATTATGTACATACCTATTTACATGGAGCAAAGTTCAAAGAGGCGCAATCCCATGTGCTCCGCCTCACCATGAGAACCAcccaattaatattaattagctTAGATATATTAAATGAACGGGCTTacttatcaaattaaagctctaaTCGTGATCGCTAATTTAATATGtacatcaaatattttataattagttaaatttcacaattttagaaaataaagaaaaatgaaatgaaaagaaaaactatagtttaataataaaatttcaattttattataatcacaaaatttccacgcaatttgaaattaatttaaaattgaaaattatatttttaatacatgataaatttaaatttcaaattaaaaatgaaatactAATTTTTCACACTCAAAATATAGGACACGACATCTTAAATGAAATAACTATACTGAatctataaaataattaaacaaatctTATTATAATTCAACCCTATACGCAAATACAATATATTAGATATTGGACACCAAGCGGTGAAtagtgcgacctcctgtgtgtgaataGTGAGGTTCcgagttcaaaccccactgctccttCTCTCCAACTttcccaagtaaaaaaaaaagatattgaTAATATAATAGGggcacattattattattttcaaaattaaaatgtgAGCTCAATCTGATGTATAGTTCATCATTTATAAAAAGTGGGTAGTACATTTTCGAAATAAATTTAGAGGGGAATAGTAGAATCGAAGGAAAGAAAGAAGATAACGCAATTTTGTTTAGTGTGACAAAAATATTCTCTCTTATCAGTTCATAGAACTGGTAAGAAAACCTATGACGAggtcaataaaatattttacccTTACgtggaatttttatttttcaaaaggGATAAAACATTATTAATTGCACAGCTGTACTAATAGAGTTTAATTAACATATTTTTATGTCATAGATatgttttttatattaaatgcgGAAATCTATTTGATGAAAACTCAATTTTGAGGgcctctctctgtctctctctggtttctatcttctctctcttctctctcaattctctctcctctctcctctctccagaaggaaaaaaaacctaaaagaGCTGTTTACCCACAAGTaagttctctctctccctccctgtctctctttctctctccctctctctatctttcaaaataatattatctgggctttttctctctctccgccTTCCTCTATATCTATCGGAATATTTAATGTGCTTAAACTTTTAATTTGGAAAATCTATATGCGATTCTTGTTCTGATCTGCATCGATGCATTAATTGTTATTGTAGATCTGTTATTTTATGACTTTGTGTTCAGATCTGTGCCAAACTGTCAAAGTTTGAATCTTTTGATTAGGGCACCTGATTTTCACGGGTCTTTGTAAATTTTAACAGTAGTTGTATGTTTACTTCGTGAATTGCACGGATCTGTTTGATTTCacattttctcctttttttttaattgattgttAGGGATTCAATCAGACGAAGAATtttgctattattatttttatttaactttCAGATCTCATGTCTTTGTGCAGTTCTTGTTCGATCGCCCATGAAACATGGGCATTCTTTTGTTTAGTTTTAGGTATAAGACAGTTGAAAGACTCagaatttatattttgtgtTGATTGGATTTTGTTTAGATCATTGCTGCATTTGGTTGGTGTTCTGTTTTTGGCTATTTGACATCTTCCACACGTTTATTCTTTGTAAAAGTTTGCTGCTTGCATATTGATGGCATTGCTTATTGCCTTTGCTGCGCggatttgttgatgtttttgGTTGCCATGTTAGAAAATGCATCTATGGTGATAAAATGGAAATGTTTGGGGACTTAATTTAATGAATGCTGTTACTTCCCTAGATCTGTAGATTATATGGACGAGGACAGCCTAAGGAATTGGGGTTATTATGAACCTCCCCTTAAAGGGCTCGGTCTCCAGCTCATGTCGTCTCTGGCAGAGCGAGACACAAAGCCTTTTCTATCTGGGCGCGACAATCCTGTAATGGTTTCAGCGAATGGTGCCTTCCATCACCGAGATTGTGTTGTTACTGAACCACCAGTCACACACATGGACTACGTTAGGGATAGCTGGATAAACCATAGGGAGAAGTTCTTGCATATGTTCCCAGGGAACCCTTACAGCTCCGTTCTTGCTGAGTCTTCCGGAAGCCACCATCCGATGCAGATGGTGCAGCAGCCGCAGCAGCAGCCGCCTCAGCAGCAACCAGAAACAGCCAAAGAGACGAGGCCGAGCATGGAAGAGCCAGTTGTGAAGAAGGAAAGCGGACCTGCCAAAAAGAGAGCGGCGGCTGCAACCCCCAAAACTCCAAAAGCTAAGAAACCTAGGAAAAACCCTGCACCCAAGGAAAATGGTAACGGTAATCCTTCCGTTCAACGTGCAAAAACAGCAAAGAAGAACGTGGAAGTTGTTATCAACGGAATTGATATGGATATTACTGGCATACCGATTCCTGTTTGCTCTTGCACCGGCACTCCCCAGCAGTGTTATAGATGGGGGTGTGGGGGCTGGCAGTCGGCATGCTGCACCACAACTATATCAATGTATCCATTACCGATGAGCCAAAAAAGACGTGGAGCCAGAATTGCTGGCCGGAAGATGAGTCAAGGCGCATTTAAGAAGGTTTTGGAAAAACTTGCTGCTGAGGGCTATAACTTTGCTAACCCCATTGATCTGAGGACTTATTGGGCTAAACATGGAACCAACAAGTTTGTGATAATCAGGTAGAGCGTTACGGCCTCCTCCCCCGCCTCCGCATCTGGTCCGTTTTTCATGTATATATTCTGTGGCCTCTTGCAGTTATTTCCTTGGTACTTTGTAGCCTTGAATTTTCATATTCATGATACATGTTTGAAATCCTTGACTATGATGCTTCCTCACAAACACATTAATTAATTCTCCTTTGTTTACTTGATAGGCTAGCAACATTTTTCTGGCCTTCCGAGGATAGGATTGGATTATTTCGgattatttcttttattctaCGGAATGAATGAATGATTTTCAAATTTATATCTTTACTTTCCTCTTCTATAGctttatcatctctattttttCCTTCTAAAGTTTACTCATTTTGACTGCATAGAAAATTATAATGTTTACTAATCTTGATTCTTAGAATTTTGACAGTGCAATGTATATGTTTCTGCTATGGGTGTTGCTTACTTAGCTTAACTGAAACTTCGCCTTTCTATTTTTCAAACTGATGGATTCCATGAAATACAATGATATATGATTGGAAAAAAATAAGGGAAAAACTTATGATGAGGAGGACTATAagggaataataaatattatgagTATATCCTATTTCAACAGTTAGCATAGTTTTGAATTGAAAAATAGCAACTCCTGAGACATGCATTTTCTCTCTTATCCTATGCTATATATCTAGAGCGCGGTACAGTTCTGGGGGTTTGATGTGCGATTGTGACTTATCGCTGTGGCCTTCTATTAGAGGACCCCACCATTATTTCCTGGATATATTTGCTGACAGAATTTTATCAAAACTTGTGATTTGACTTGATTTTTCATTTCCACAACTTACCTGTCACTTTCAATATGCAAATTATACTATAGTTTtctttaagaaaaagaaaatgttgaAGATAAGGTTGGAGATTATTTTTGGAAAATTGAGCTAATCGTTAAAATATAGGATCGTAACTTGTAGTGTTTTTCTAAAAAAGAATTATATATTATagaatttaaaaatgaaaattatatataacgaaattttaaaataaggattatagttttcattttttaaaatttaaactcTTTTTTAACACATCAAAATGAGAATTATAGCTAATTCAAAATAGgaatgtaaatataaaaatagaagTTATAGtcttcattttaaaattttgtaacATATAGTCTTCTTtctgaaaatattgaaagtattttcaaattttgtatatagttttttaaaaaaaaatgaaaattatgatcttattttaataattagctCCAGAAAATGTTGTTTGAAGTTATTCCAATTTTCAACCCaactatatttataattttccgTTTTCTTTTCAATCTACAGAAAGTAAAATTAGCCTATTTTGTTTTGAACTTGCATAGTTTGGTCTTCCGTGGACTATTTTCTTGATTAGCTGAGTGATGTTTCTTCTAACAGTTGTTGCACTAAATATATGTTGCAATATCtaactccctccgtcccatgaaacatgacacacttcttttcggtacggaaattaataaattgatattttgtgtgttaaagtgtggtaggtgaaaaagtgaaaatatgaataaagggtaaattttttgccattttaagaaacgtgtcatgcttcgtgggacagaccaaaaagaaaactgtgtcatgcttggtgggacggagggagtactatattagAAAGTtaagattttaatttgaaatagtataaattaatttcaagattgagtaaaattttgttgttataataaaattatagatttatttgtaaattactCATTCGTTCTTATAAAATGTATCCATTTTTAAATATagttaattgcatgtaaattcaaaaggttttgaaattttcgCGACTTTTCCACGACATTTCAATTTGACCTAGGAATCCataaacaaatttttttttcttaatgttCTCAAAATTAAGAATCCGGCCACATTACATGGCAAACACTGATGACGCGTCAATTACATGGCAATAAACTATGACATGTCattgttttattgttttaataattttaatttaaataaaatatactccctccgtccatcaaaaatatgtcactttactttcggcacgggttttaataaaatgtgagtgaagttggtagtggagtaagggtcccactttaaatgtgagtggaatggtgtggaccctactactaaaaattgatgtggcatattttttgtggacggacgaaaaaggaaattgtggcatatttttggtggacggagggagtaataatttgttaataaattaaatttacaaaaaaaatttaaaacctACCCCCTTTCCCAAACACCCCCCAAACCTACCCCCTTCCCCAAAAAcggccatctctctctctctctctctctctctctctctctctctctctctctcctttccgATGGAGCCTTCGTCGTTTGCGTCGGACGTCGATCCCTCTTCTCTTCTTCCCTCTAAATCCCTCAATCCAAGC
It contains:
- the LOC130996201 gene encoding protein BASIC PENTACYSTEINE2-like, whose protein sequence is MDEDSLRNWGYYEPPLKGLGLQLMSSLAERDTKPFLSGRDNPVMVSANGAFHHRDCVVTEPPVTHMDYVRDSWINHREKFLHMFPGNPYSSVLAESSGSHHPMQMVQQPQQQPPQQQPETAKETRPSMEEPVVKKESGPAKKRAAAATPKTPKAKKPRKNPAPKENGNGNPSVQRAKTAKKNVEVVINGIDMDITGIPIPVCSCTGTPQQCYRWGCGGWQSACCTTTISMYPLPMSQKRRGARIAGRKMSQGAFKKVLEKLAAEGYNFANPIDLRTYWAKHGTNKFVIIR